From a single Bradyrhizobium sediminis genomic region:
- a CDS encoding FAD-dependent oxidoreductase, whose protein sequence is MAQQSHIQFGYRRHPDQDRADGDAARHQVVVVGAGPVGLSFAIDLAQRGHRVVLLDDADRIGEGSRAICFSKRSLEYWDRLGIGQRMVDKGVVWSVGKIFHGASQLYQFNLLPEEGHKRPAFINLQQFYAEAYLVDRVRELAAIDLRWRNKVTGLEQRNDHSVLTVDTPEGSYRLRADYLVACDGARSSLRQMVGAEFAGKVFEDQFLIADVKMSAAFPTERWFWFDPPFHAGRSALLHRQPDDIWRIDLQLSPDADPAVEKRPENVRPRIARMLGHDKFEFEWISLYKFQCRRMDKFIHGRVIFAGDAAHQVSPFGARGANSGLEDAENLAWKLDRVLRKLSPEALLESYHLERSAAADENIRESTRSTDFMAPVSRQEARLRKAVLSLAKETEFGKRMINGGRLSVPSIYDSPLSTADSETWRGGPRPGASMPDAPVAARSGDPTYLTDAFIEAGKRFTLLEFANGAAPEVPDGVGVIRIGGKDGLADPAGLVGARYDAEPGTAYLLRPDGYVAARFRQPTRSALDAALARATGTN, encoded by the coding sequence ATGGCGCAGCAGTCCCACATCCAGTTCGGTTACCGGCGTCATCCCGATCAGGATCGCGCTGACGGCGACGCGGCGCGTCATCAGGTGGTCGTGGTCGGCGCCGGACCGGTCGGGCTGTCGTTCGCGATCGATCTGGCGCAGCGTGGCCATCGCGTCGTGCTGCTCGACGATGCCGACCGGATCGGCGAGGGCTCGCGCGCGATCTGCTTCTCCAAGCGCTCGCTGGAATATTGGGACCGGCTCGGCATCGGCCAGCGCATGGTCGACAAGGGCGTGGTCTGGAGCGTCGGCAAGATCTTTCACGGCGCCTCGCAGCTCTACCAGTTCAACCTGCTGCCGGAGGAAGGGCACAAGCGGCCCGCCTTCATCAACCTCCAGCAATTCTATGCCGAGGCCTATCTGGTGGACCGGGTGCGGGAACTTGCCGCGATCGACCTGCGCTGGCGCAACAAGGTGACCGGGCTGGAGCAGCGCAACGATCATTCGGTGCTGACGGTCGACACCCCTGAGGGATCCTACCGGCTGCGCGCCGACTACCTCGTCGCCTGCGACGGCGCCCGGTCGTCGCTGCGGCAGATGGTGGGCGCGGAATTCGCCGGCAAAGTCTTCGAGGATCAGTTTCTGATCGCCGACGTCAAGATGAGCGCGGCATTTCCGACCGAACGCTGGTTCTGGTTCGACCCGCCGTTCCATGCCGGCCGGTCGGCGCTGCTGCACCGGCAACCGGACGACATCTGGCGGATCGATCTGCAGCTCAGTCCGGATGCGGATCCCGCGGTCGAGAAACGGCCGGAGAATGTGCGGCCGCGGATCGCGCGCATGCTGGGGCATGACAAGTTCGAATTCGAATGGATCTCGCTCTACAAGTTCCAGTGCCGGCGGATGGACAAGTTCATCCACGGCCGCGTGATCTTTGCCGGCGATGCCGCGCACCAGGTCTCGCCGTTCGGCGCGAGGGGCGCCAATTCGGGCCTCGAAGACGCCGAGAACCTCGCCTGGAAACTCGACCGCGTGCTGCGCAAGCTGTCGCCGGAGGCCCTGCTGGAGAGCTATCATCTCGAACGCAGCGCTGCGGCCGACGAGAACATTCGCGAATCGACCCGCTCGACCGACTTCATGGCGCCGGTTTCGCGCCAGGAGGCGCGGCTGCGCAAGGCGGTGCTGTCGCTCGCCAAGGAAACCGAATTCGGCAAGCGCATGATCAACGGCGGCCGGCTTTCGGTTCCCTCGATCTACGATTCGCCGTTGTCGACCGCCGACTCAGAGACGTGGCGCGGCGGTCCGCGGCCTGGCGCTTCGATGCCGGACGCGCCGGTTGCCGCACGATCCGGCGATCCCACATATTTGACTGACGCCTTCATCGAAGCGGGAAAGCGGTTCACGCTGCTGGAATTCGCCAATGGCGCGGCGCCCGAGGTGCCTGATGGCGTCGGCGTGATCCGGATCGGCGGCAAGGATGGCCTTGCCGATCCCGCCGGCCTGGTTGGCGCGCGCTACGATGCCGAGCCCGGTACCGCCTATTTGCTGCGGCCGGACGGCTATGTCGCCGCGCGCTTCCGGCAGCCGACCCGCTCAGCGCTCGACGCCGCGCTGGCGCGCGCAACCGGCACAAATTGA
- a CDS encoding DUF2783 domain-containing protein, whose amino-acid sequence MALSTSSNFAKPDDAFRAVVEAHRGLTDDQSADLDAALVLILANHIGDLAVLREAISLAQRRMADASQQQQQQQQ is encoded by the coding sequence ATGGCATTATCTACCTCTTCGAATTTCGCCAAGCCCGACGATGCGTTTCGCGCCGTGGTCGAAGCACATCGCGGGCTGACCGACGATCAGAGCGCCGATCTCGACGCGGCGCTGGTCCTCATTCTGGCCAATCACATCGGCGATCTCGCCGTGCTGCGCGAAGCGATTTCGCTGGCGCAGCGGCGGATGGCGGATGCGAGCCAGCAACAACAGCAACAACAGCAGTAA
- a CDS encoding MBL fold metallo-hydrolase, with translation MAKGFASTTDMAEKKITFSEIGTDLYAFTAEGDPNSAVIVGDDGCLVFDAQATPAMANKVIERVRKVTDKPIKYVVLSHYHAVRVLGASAYKAQGIVASQETYRLIEERGQQDWDSEYGRFPRLFQDAESIPGLTWPTLTFEGEMSIYLGKREVRLMQLGAGHTSGDIVAWVPDAEVMFSGDLIEYHSACYCGDAHLREWPMTLNEIRAFNPKAIAPGRGDALKGIATGREAIAMTRDFVTTLYGAAESAVARGRSLKETMAAAREVMDPKFSSFAIYEHCLPFNVSRAFDEASGIDDPVIWTDKRDQEMWAALQGG, from the coding sequence ATGGCCAAGGGTTTCGCATCGACGACCGACATGGCGGAGAAGAAAATCACCTTCTCCGAGATCGGCACCGACCTCTATGCCTTCACCGCCGAGGGCGATCCCAATTCGGCCGTGATCGTCGGCGACGACGGCTGCCTCGTGTTCGACGCGCAGGCAACCCCGGCGATGGCCAACAAGGTGATCGAGCGGGTGCGCAAGGTCACCGACAAGCCGATCAAATATGTGGTGCTGTCGCATTATCACGCGGTGCGGGTGCTCGGCGCCTCCGCCTACAAGGCGCAAGGCATCGTCGCCTCGCAGGAAACCTACCGGCTGATCGAAGAGCGCGGCCAGCAGGACTGGGATTCCGAATACGGCCGCTTTCCGCGGCTGTTCCAGGATGCCGAGAGTATCCCCGGCCTGACCTGGCCGACACTGACTTTCGAAGGCGAGATGTCGATCTATCTCGGCAAACGCGAGGTGCGGCTGATGCAGCTCGGCGCCGGCCACACCTCCGGCGATATCGTGGCGTGGGTGCCGGACGCCGAAGTGATGTTTTCCGGCGACCTGATCGAATACCATTCCGCCTGCTACTGCGGCGACGCACATCTGCGCGAATGGCCGATGACGCTCAACGAAATTCGCGCCTTCAATCCCAAGGCGATCGCGCCGGGACGCGGCGACGCGCTAAAGGGCATTGCCACGGGGCGCGAGGCGATCGCGATGACGCGCGATTTCGTCACTACGCTCTATGGCGCGGCCGAATCGGCGGTCGCCAGGGGCCGCAGCCTCAAGGAAACCATGGCGGCGGCCCGCGAGGTGATGGATCCGAAGTTTTCCAGCTTTGCGATCTACGAGCACTGCCTGCCGTTCAACGTCTCGCGCGCGTTCGATGAAGCGTCGGGGATCGACGATCCCGTGATCTGGACCGACAAACGCGACCAGGAAATGTGGGCCGCCTTGCAAGGAGGATGA
- the hmgA gene encoding homogentisate 1,2-dioxygenase — translation MNINTSPDVIGRSSVNITPGYMSGFGNSFETEALPGALPIGRNSPQRCAYGLYAEQLSGSPFTAPRGSNERSWLYRIRPSVKHSGRFARVDAGLWRTAPCFEQEISVEQLRWDPAPIPKEDQTFLQGVQTMTTAGDANTQAGMAAHVYLITKSMVDQHFYNADGEMMFVPQQGSLRFVTEFGRIDAGPAEIVIIPRGVKFRVELSGGPARGYLCENYGGAFTLPERGPIGANCLANPRDFLTPVAAYEDKDTPTELFVKWGGSLFRTTLPHSPIDVVAWHGNYAPYKYDLRTFSPVGAVGFDHPDPSIFTVLTAPSETPGTANIDFVIFPERWMVAENTFRPPWYHMNIMSEFMGLIYGVYDAKPQGFTPGGISLHNMMLPHGPDREAFDHASNGELKPVKLTGTMAFMFETRFPQRITAHAAKSSTLQHDYADCWKGLEKRFDPNRP, via the coding sequence ATGAATATCAACACCTCTCCCGACGTGATCGGCCGAAGCTCCGTCAATATCACGCCGGGCTACATGTCCGGCTTCGGCAACAGCTTCGAGACCGAGGCGCTGCCCGGCGCGCTGCCGATCGGGCGCAACTCGCCGCAGCGCTGTGCCTATGGGCTCTATGCCGAGCAACTCTCGGGCTCGCCGTTCACCGCGCCGCGCGGCAGCAATGAGCGCTCCTGGCTCTATCGCATCAGGCCGTCGGTGAAACATTCCGGCCGCTTCGCCAGGGTCGATGCCGGGCTGTGGCGCACCGCGCCGTGCTTCGAGCAGGAAATATCGGTCGAGCAGTTGCGCTGGGACCCGGCGCCGATTCCGAAGGAAGACCAGACCTTCCTGCAGGGCGTGCAGACCATGACGACGGCGGGCGACGCCAACACGCAAGCAGGCATGGCGGCGCATGTCTACCTCATCACCAAATCGATGGTCGATCAGCATTTCTACAATGCCGACGGCGAGATGATGTTCGTGCCGCAGCAGGGAAGCTTGCGCTTCGTCACCGAGTTCGGCCGGATCGATGCCGGGCCTGCCGAGATCGTGATAATCCCGCGCGGCGTCAAGTTCCGCGTCGAACTGTCAGGCGGTCCGGCGCGCGGCTATCTCTGCGAGAATTACGGCGGCGCCTTCACGCTGCCGGAGCGCGGCCCGATCGGCGCCAATTGCCTCGCCAATCCGCGCGACTTCCTGACGCCGGTCGCAGCTTACGAGGACAAGGACACGCCGACCGAACTGTTCGTGAAATGGGGCGGTTCGCTGTTCAGGACCACGCTGCCGCATTCGCCGATCGACGTCGTCGCCTGGCACGGTAATTACGCGCCGTACAAATACGATTTGCGCACCTTCTCGCCGGTCGGCGCGGTCGGTTTCGACCATCCCGATCCGTCGATCTTCACGGTGCTGACGGCGCCTTCGGAAACCCCGGGCACCGCCAACATCGACTTCGTCATCTTCCCGGAACGCTGGATGGTGGCGGAAAACACCTTCCGTCCGCCGTGGTATCACATGAACATCATGTCGGAATTCATGGGGCTGATCTACGGCGTCTACGATGCCAAGCCGCAAGGCTTCACGCCCGGCGGCATCAGCCTGCACAACATGATGCTGCCGCACGGCCCGGACCGCGAGGCCTTCGACCATGCCAGCAACGGCGAATTGAAGCCGGTCAAGCTGACCGGCACCATGGCCTTCATGTTCGAAACCCGTTTTCCCCAGCGCATCACCGCGCACGCGGCGAAGTCGTCGACATTGCAGCACGATTACGCGGATTGCTGGAAGGGACTGGAAAAGCGGTTCGACCCGAACAGGCCTTGA
- the fahA gene encoding fumarylacetoacetase gives MTTHPNDPSLRSFIAVDPASDFPIQNLPYGVFSTAAAPAPRVGVAIGDHVLDLAVLESEGLVDLAPAFDVFAQGSLNAFMALGPKVWSRTRARISELLRHDNPQLRDNKILRARALVPIADVRLHLPIAVAGYTDFYSSKEHATNVGVMFRGKDNALQPNWLHMPIAYNGRASTVVVSGTKVRRPRGQLKPPSAEVPSFGPCKRLDFELEMGAVIGQSSVMGEMLTEKQAEAMIFGFVMLNDWSARDIQQWEYVPLGPFQAKAFATSISPWIVTREALEPFLVQGPVQDPAPLPYLRQTEPNNYDLQLDVALRAAQMNEAANICRTNFKYMYWSSVQQLVHHASSGCAMNVGDLLGSGTISGPDKHQRGSLLEISWNGTEPVELAGGVKRTFLEDGDSLSFHGWCQGDGYRVGFGEVEGTITPAV, from the coding sequence GTGACCACCCACCCCAACGATCCCTCGCTCCGCTCCTTCATTGCGGTCGATCCCGCCTCCGACTTCCCGATCCAGAACCTGCCTTACGGCGTGTTCTCGACCGCCGCCGCGCCCGCGCCGCGCGTCGGGGTTGCGATCGGCGATCATGTTCTCGATCTCGCGGTGCTGGAGAGCGAGGGGCTGGTCGATCTCGCGCCGGCCTTCGACGTGTTCGCGCAAGGCTCGCTCAACGCTTTCATGGCGCTGGGGCCGAAGGTATGGTCGCGCACCCGGGCGCGGATCAGCGAGCTGTTGCGTCACGACAATCCGCAGCTGCGCGACAACAAGATCCTGCGCGCCCGCGCGCTGGTGCCGATTGCGGACGTCCGGCTGCATCTGCCGATCGCGGTTGCCGGCTACACCGATTTCTATTCGTCGAAGGAACACGCCACCAATGTTGGCGTCATGTTCCGCGGCAAGGACAATGCGCTGCAGCCGAACTGGCTGCACATGCCGATCGCCTATAACGGCCGCGCCTCCACCGTCGTGGTCTCCGGCACCAAGGTACGCCGGCCGCGCGGCCAATTGAAACCGCCGAGCGCCGAGGTGCCCTCATTCGGTCCCTGCAAGCGGCTCGACTTCGAACTCGAGATGGGGGCTGTGATCGGCCAATCCTCTGTCATGGGCGAGATGCTCACCGAGAAGCAGGCGGAGGCGATGATCTTCGGCTTCGTGATGCTGAACGACTGGAGCGCGCGCGATATCCAGCAGTGGGAGTACGTGCCGCTCGGGCCGTTCCAGGCCAAGGCCTTTGCGACCTCGATCAGCCCGTGGATCGTCACCCGCGAAGCGCTGGAGCCGTTCCTCGTTCAAGGCCCGGTGCAGGATCCGGCGCCGCTGCCGTATCTGCGGCAGACCGAGCCCAACAACTACGACCTGCAACTCGACGTCGCCCTGCGCGCGGCGCAGATGAACGAGGCCGCCAATATCTGCCGCACCAACTTCAAATACATGTACTGGTCCTCGGTGCAGCAACTGGTGCACCACGCCTCATCCGGCTGCGCCATGAACGTCGGCGATCTCTTGGGCTCCGGCACCATCTCTGGCCCGGACAAGCACCAGCGCGGCAGCCTGTTGGAAATCAGCTGGAACGGCACCGAGCCGGTCGAGCTGGCTGGCGGCGTCAAGCGGACGTTTCTCGAAGACGGCGATTCGCTCAGCTTCCACGGCTGGTGCCAGGGCGACGGCTACCGCGTCGGCTTTGGCGAGGTCGAGGGGACGATTACGCCAGCCGTGTGA
- a CDS encoding DUF1272 domain-containing protein: protein MALQLRPNCEYCDKDLPPNSTEARICSYECTFCADCVETRLHNVCPNCGGGFVPRPIRPAREWRPGVSVQKHPPSDKRVHLKYSPDEVAAHSTKLRNIAPEMR, encoded by the coding sequence ATGGCGCTGCAACTCCGGCCGAACTGCGAATATTGCGACAAGGACCTGCCGCCCAATTCCACGGAAGCACGGATCTGCTCTTACGAATGCACGTTCTGCGCGGACTGCGTGGAGACCAGGCTCCACAATGTTTGCCCGAACTGCGGCGGCGGTTTCGTGCCGCGGCCGATCCGTCCCGCGAGGGAATGGCGGCCCGGCGTATCCGTGCAGAAGCATCCGCCGTCGGACAAGCGCGTGCATCTCAAATACAGCCCCGACGAGGTCGCCGCGCATTCGACGAAGCTGCGGAATATTGCGCCGGAGATGCGCTGA
- a CDS encoding Lrp/AsnC family transcriptional regulator: MIQVDGFDLKILGALQDDGRLTNQQLADLAGLSASQCSRRRMRLEQEKVIAGYHADLAAEALGFNVIAFIQITLATHSPDNAKKFRALVNRVDDIQEAYSLTGDADYLLKAVLRDLKSLSDIVNNVLMPHQSVAHVRSSIVLDRLKESARLPLKELAR; this comes from the coding sequence ATGATTCAGGTTGACGGCTTTGACCTCAAGATATTGGGCGCGCTGCAGGATGACGGCCGCCTGACCAACCAGCAGCTCGCCGATCTGGCCGGCCTGTCGGCCTCGCAATGCTCGCGGCGGCGCATGCGGCTGGAGCAGGAGAAGGTGATCGCGGGCTATCACGCCGACCTTGCCGCCGAGGCGCTCGGCTTCAACGTCATTGCCTTCATCCAGATTACGCTCGCGACCCATTCGCCCGACAACGCGAAGAAGTTTCGCGCGCTGGTCAACCGCGTCGACGATATCCAGGAGGCCTATTCACTGACCGGCGACGCCGACTATCTGCTGAAGGCGGTGCTGCGCGACCTCAAGAGCCTGTCGGACATCGTCAACAACGTGCTGATGCCGCACCAGAGCGTGGCGCATGTGCGCTCCTCGATCGTGCTGGACCGGTTGAAGGAGAGCGCAAGGCTGCCGCTCAAGGAGTTGGCGCGGTAA